ATCCAGGCGGGGGCCCAGCGCGCCCTCGTGCCGCCGCCGCCCCCGAAGCCGGGCAGCCGCGCGGGCCGTAACCTCCCCGCGGCCATCGGCGTGGGCCTGGGCCTGCTCGCGGTCCTCCTCGCCAGTCTCTTCCTGCGCGAAGAGGCGTTCGTCGTGCTCGCGCTCGTCGCGACGAGCGGCGGGCTGTGGGAGTTCGCGCGCGCGGTCGGCACGCACGGCGTCACCGTGCCGCTGCTGCCGCTGTGGGTGGGCAACGCGGGGATCCTCGTGTCGGCCTACACGAGCGGCCCGGCGGCGATGCTCGTCGCCTTCCTCCTCACCGCCGGGGGCGTGCTCGTGTGGCGCGTGGTCGACGGTGGGGGACCGGACGCGGTGCGCGATGCCTGCGCCGGGGTGCTGGGCTCGGCCTACGTCTCCTTCCTTGCCGGGTTCGCCGTCCTGCTCCTCACCGAGGACAAGGGCCCGTGGCTCGTCCTCACGTTCGTGCTGTGCGCGGTGGCCAACGACACCGGCGGCTACGTCGCCGGGGTGCTGTTCGGCAAGCACCCGATGGCGCCGTCGATCAGCCCGAAGAAGTCGTGGGAGGGAGCGGGCGGCTCGGTCCTGCTCGCCGCGCTCGTCGGTGTGGGGATGGCCACCCTGGCGCTCGACACCCCGTGGTGGACGGGCCTGCTCCTCGGGGTCGGCGCCGTCGTCACCGCGACGGTCGGCGACCTCGCGGAGTCCCTGCTCAAGCGGGACCTGGGGCTCAAGGACATGGGCACGCTGCTGCCCGGGCACGGCGGGATCCTCGACCGGCTCGACTCGCTCCTCATGACCGCGCCGGTGAGCTATCTCCTGCTCACGACGTTCGTCAGCTGATTCCCAGGATCATCTGAGAGAATCGGCCGCGATGTCGACGACCTCCCTGCCCCCGACGCCCGGCGCTGCCGGCGAGCGTCCGCGGCTCACCTTCACCGCCCGCCGCCGCGGCAAGCCGCCGCGCCACCTCGCCGACCTCTCCCGGGAGGACCGAGCCCAGGTGCTGCGCGAGAAGGAGCTGCCCGCCTTCCGCGCCGACCAGCTCTCGCGCCACTACTTCGGCCACCTCACCCGCGACGTCGCCGCGATGAGCGACCTGCCCGCCCAGGGCAGGGACGAGCTCGTCGCCGAGCTGCTCCCCGAGCTGCTCACCGAGGTCCACAGCCTCCAGGCCGACGGCGGGGCGACCCGCAAGTCGCTGTGGAGCCTGTTCGACGGCGCGAAGGTCGAGTCGGTCCTCATGCGTTACTCCGAGCGGGCCACCCTGTGCGTCTCCTCCCAGGCGGGCTGCGGGATGGCCTGCCCGTTCTGCGCGACCGGCCAGCAGGGCCTCACCCGCAACCTCTCGACGGCGGAGATCGTCGAGCAGGTGCGCGTGGCCGCGGCCGCGTGCCGCGACGGCCTGCTCACCGGCGGGCCCACCCGGCTGACGAACGTCGTCTTCATGGGGATGGGGGAGCCGCTGGCGAACTACCGCGCCGTCGTCGACGCGGTGCGCCGCATGGTCGAGCCCACCCCGGCGGGCTTCGGGCTCTCGGCCCGCAACGTCACGGTCTCGACGGTCGGGCTCGTGCCCGCCATCGACAAGCTCGCCAAGGAGGGCCTGCCGGTCACCCTCGCGGTGTCCCTCCACGCCCCGGACGACGGCCTGCGCGACGAGCTCATCCCGATCAACTCGCGCTGGAAGGTCGGTGAGCTGCTCGACGCCGCCCGCCGCTACTTCGACGCGACCGGGCGCCGCGTGAGCATCGAGTACGCCCTCATCCGCGACATCAACGACCACCAGTGGCGCGCCCAGCTCCTCGCCGACGAGCTCGTCGCCCGCGGCCGCGGCTGGGTGCACGTCAACCCCATCCCGCTCAACCCGACGCCGGGCTCGAAGTGGACGGCATCCGACCCGCGGGTGGAGGACACGTTCGTGCGGACCCTGCGCGCGGCCGGGATCCCGACGACGGTCCGTGACACCC
Above is a genomic segment from Georgenia wutianyii containing:
- a CDS encoding phosphatidate cytidylyltransferase codes for the protein MSTTGGDPPLTRRQIRQIQAGAQRALVPPPPPKPGSRAGRNLPAAIGVGLGLLAVLLASLFLREEAFVVLALVATSGGLWEFARAVGTHGVTVPLLPLWVGNAGILVSAYTSGPAAMLVAFLLTAGGVLVWRVVDGGGPDAVRDACAGVLGSAYVSFLAGFAVLLLTEDKGPWLVLTFVLCAVANDTGGYVAGVLFGKHPMAPSISPKKSWEGAGGSVLLAALVGVGMATLALDTPWWTGLLLGVGAVVTATVGDLAESLLKRDLGLKDMGTLLPGHGGILDRLDSLLMTAPVSYLLLTTFVS
- the rlmN gene encoding 23S rRNA (adenine(2503)-C(2))-methyltransferase RlmN; amino-acid sequence: MSTTSLPPTPGAAGERPRLTFTARRRGKPPRHLADLSREDRAQVLREKELPAFRADQLSRHYFGHLTRDVAAMSDLPAQGRDELVAELLPELLTEVHSLQADGGATRKSLWSLFDGAKVESVLMRYSERATLCVSSQAGCGMACPFCATGQQGLTRNLSTAEIVEQVRVAAAACRDGLLTGGPTRLTNVVFMGMGEPLANYRAVVDAVRRMVEPTPAGFGLSARNVTVSTVGLVPAIDKLAKEGLPVTLAVSLHAPDDGLRDELIPINSRWKVGELLDAARRYFDATGRRVSIEYALIRDINDHQWRAQLLADELVARGRGWVHVNPIPLNPTPGSKWTASDPRVEDTFVRTLRAAGIPTTVRDTRGSDIDGACGQLAAETLAANAPREGQ